A genomic stretch from Komagataeibacter xylinus includes:
- a CDS encoding glucosyltransferase domain-containing protein: MDFENQKFIKITSILFVIFMAFSFPLISANIYYQDDLIHTFYNPGSWLSDGRPLAYGLMHLLGPFRPLDSAPWPQILGLALVALTLGRLGKSHDMAILPCVLSSAFLICQPFYLENLSYRYDSFFMSVSICLALLPFINKNRQEPGYKRILKDAGCLFLLMNTYQASLDIFICFSLIESVLIIRNDRISEAIRNIYYRFITLIAAYFAYKIEVLLFIHTNEYAQFHSLLVRSPAELYGNVVMLLGQFKEYFWGGFYESLLVVFVVVSFAMNMMGRKGTGAGRSLRFTGIALTVVLYAGILSCFFGLQLLLRHPVPAPRTFIGFGAILGGASFFFLADRKFQSVRDRICFVCVGFLLAQGIFQAAAYTNAIRAQTTLREDMSLQIINDISDLTSHAARPNPDIAGRYWLWGTIGHEPLARLAKRSYRYYPSLRGSIMSQPFMDRYLVSPIFMYDILEKNGLSDTVDFLSWRLWKYKDQYRSTPAWKLIEKSIHQCSFDGMKEHAAFNTYKIGRYIITDYNKTCSRGAVVTMDM; the protein is encoded by the coding sequence ATGGATTTTGAAAATCAAAAATTCATAAAAATAACTTCTATTTTATTTGTTATTTTTATGGCGTTTTCATTTCCCCTTATCAGCGCAAATATATATTATCAGGATGACCTGATTCATACCTTTTACAACCCCGGCTCATGGCTGTCCGATGGTCGCCCGCTGGCCTACGGGCTGATGCACCTGCTCGGGCCGTTCCGGCCGCTTGATAGCGCCCCCTGGCCGCAGATACTCGGGCTTGCGCTCGTGGCCCTGACGCTGGGCAGACTGGGCAAAAGCCATGATATGGCGATACTGCCCTGCGTCCTGTCATCTGCATTTTTGATATGCCAGCCGTTTTATCTCGAGAACCTGTCATACCGGTACGACAGTTTTTTCATGTCCGTTTCCATATGTCTGGCCTTGCTGCCATTCATCAATAAAAACAGGCAGGAACCTGGATATAAAAGAATATTGAAAGATGCAGGATGCCTGTTTCTGCTGATGAATACATATCAGGCATCGCTTGATATATTCATATGTTTTTCGTTGATTGAATCCGTTCTAATTATCAGGAATGACCGCATTTCTGAGGCGATTCGTAACATTTATTACAGATTTATTACGCTGATAGCTGCCTATTTCGCCTATAAAATAGAAGTATTGCTGTTCATTCACACCAATGAATATGCCCAGTTTCACTCATTGCTCGTAAGGTCTCCAGCCGAGCTTTATGGCAATGTGGTCATGCTGCTTGGCCAGTTTAAGGAATATTTCTGGGGCGGATTTTATGAATCCCTTCTCGTGGTGTTTGTCGTCGTTTCATTTGCCATGAACATGATGGGCAGGAAGGGCACCGGAGCGGGCAGGTCCCTGCGGTTTACCGGCATTGCGCTCACTGTGGTCTTGTATGCGGGCATCCTGTCCTGTTTTTTTGGCCTGCAGCTCCTGCTCCGGCATCCGGTGCCTGCGCCACGCACCTTTATCGGGTTTGGCGCCATTCTGGGGGGGGCCTCGTTCTTTTTCCTCGCGGACAGGAAATTCCAGTCGGTGCGGGACAGGATCTGTTTTGTCTGTGTGGGCTTCCTGCTCGCGCAGGGCATTTTTCAGGCAGCGGCTTACACCAACGCCATCCGTGCCCAGACCACTCTGCGCGAGGACATGTCCCTCCAGATTATTAACGACATATCGGACCTGACCAGCCATGCTGCGCGGCCCAACCCTGATATTGCGGGCCGGTACTGGCTGTGGGGCACGATTGGCCATGAACCGCTCGCGCGCCTCGCCAAACGGAGTTACCGGTATTATCCCTCGCTGCGCGGTTCGATCATGTCGCAGCCTTTCATGGACCGATATCTGGTTTCCCCGATTTTCATGTATGACATTCTCGAAAAGAATGGTCTTTCCGACACGGTTGATTTCCTGTCATGGCGGTTGTGGAAATACAAGGATCAGTACAGATCAACCCCGGCATGGAAACTGATCGAGAAATCCATCCATCAATGCTCCTTTGATGGCATGAAGGAACACGCAGCGTTCAATACCTATAAAATTGGCCGTTACATCATAACGGATTACAATAAGACCTGTTCACGCGGCGCGGTCGTGACCATGGATATGTAA